Within Thermus sediminis, the genomic segment AAGATGACCGTGGCCCCCTGGTCCACAAAGCCAGTCCACAACCCGGCCCAAGGCGGGGTTGCCCGCAAGACCTAGGGTGGGGTCGCTCTCCCCGCACTTGATGGAGAGGACGAGGTCCCTGAGGGCGATGGGCTCCCGTTCCATTCCGCTGGCTTCCTTCAGGAAGCGGTAGGCGGCGCGGGCGGCCCGCTCCCACCGTCTTGAGATCCCCGTAGCCCTCGATGGCGAAGGCCTCCACCGGTTTTGCCCGTGCGGGCGATGTCCTCGGCCACCCGCTCCGTCCACTTTGGCTCTATGCCGATAACGACGGCCCCGAAGACGTTGGGGTTGGCCCCATGCCCGGCCAAGGTGCGGAAGGTGAGCTCCAGGTCGTCGCCAAAACTGCAAGCGGCCGTAGGGGTGGGGCAGGGCAATGACCCCTGGGATGAGGGCGGCCACACCCTCCGCCGCCCTGTTGGAAAGGTCGTCCACGGGGAGGACCACCACGTGGTTGCGCACCCCCACCCGACCGTCCGGGCGACGATACCCCGTAAGCCTCATTTCTTCCCCCCAAAATCCCAGCGAAGGCTCCGCAGGTTATGCGTGTGCACATGGGCGCCTGCTGGAATGGGACGGGTGGCCCGGCCTATGGCCTCCCCATACTCCCGGACTGTC encodes:
- a CDS encoding UxaA family hydrolase; this encodes MWPPSSQGSLPCPTPTAACSFGDDLELTFRTLAGHGANPNVFGAVVIGIEPKWTERVAEDIARTGKTGGGLRHRGLRGSQDGGSGPPAPPTAS
- a CDS encoding UxaA family hydrolase — its product is MPLGHKLALRDIGEGETVREYGEAIGRATRPIPAGAHVHTHNLRSLRWDFGGKK